The genome window GACCAGGTAAGTCCTTGGAAAGACCACCAATTTCCTGAGAACAGAATCTTAAAAGGGAAAAAGTCCTTAATTAAAGCAACTGTGCCCTTAATTAGGAGTGTTTTAATTGAAGCTGTATTGAattgaagcttttaaaaaaagtcaggCTGTGGTTTGCTCTGGCTTGGTGGCAAAGGCATGGATGCGGGGATTTTGGAATCACCAGATCCtggaggaaaagctgcagcctggagagcagtggagcagtgtccctgcagcccaggctgggttttccctgcagcccaggctgtgtttttctgttgcAGTGCAAGCTGGAACTGAGGGCTGTAGGAGGGGCAGTGGATCACGGGACAGCGTTCGGCCGCGTCGCCTTCTCCTGTGCCAAGGATGAGGTACCAGCCCCACTTCCCTCAGCCCTTTCCCATTTTTAGTATTAGCAAAACTCACCTTGTTTATCTTCCTGGCAGTGAGGTgattttagtttgttttctgttttcagctgcCAAGCATTGAAGCCCTGATGAAAAAGGAGAATCAGAAGATTCTGACACCTCTGGTTAGCCTGGACACACCTGGCAAAGCCACAGTGCAAGTGGTGATTCTGGCTGATCCTGTGAGTGAAACTGGGAACAGGGATTAAACTGGGGTTAAATTTCTCCTTGCCATTGGTTATAACTGAGCTGCTTCCTTCCAGGATGGCCATGAAGTCTGTTTTGTGGGAGATGAAGCGTTCAGAGAGCTGTCCCAGGTGGATCCTAATGGTGACAAGCTGTTGGATGATGTAAGTGACTGCATgatcattttcttcctttttagaGATACATgtaatttttctcattaaaaataattatatcttaaataatttttatttattatttatttttaatttttattttattatatattttcattttcatttatttatatttttactttattatttttattatattttagtatatatatttattttaaatcttatttatattttaggatattatttttattttattccagtatatatttttattttcatttttattttatttattttgaaaatgtttacattttatataattatttttattattatattttataataattgtctatattttattattcatatccatatttttattatacatatccatatttttatacatatccatatttttattatttttataaatttaaaatttatttttaaaacttaattttttactCATTAAAAAATTGAGTTTTTCCTAGAAGCAAATTACCCAGGCTTggtaaggaaaataaatcaatttttaaagctCACTTGGTACCCTGGGTAGACTTGTCCAGCCTCACTCTTGGGGCATGGTCACATTGTTTGCTGTGGCATAGAACATTGGTTTTCAGTGTCAGTTCTCCTTATTAGTagctaaaaaataattaatcccTCCAGAGAGGAAGGGATAAATTATTCCTGCTGTTCTGGGCACTTCCCCCTTTCTTTGTGCAGGCCATGGCTGCAGACAACAGTGACAAGTGGTTTGCAGAGCACAACATGAAGAAGGTTTCAGCTTAGCTGGGGGAAtggcctgggctgctcctctgtgccttGGAGCCCTTCCAAGAAAATGCCaatcctgttccagtgctgcctttgcactcagaggctgctgggatGTCCCATGGTGGATTTTTGGGTTGATTTAAGCTGATGTCTCTGCCTTTCACATCTCCTCCTTCCAAAGAACTGGGGCTGTGCAGCGAAGGAGCAGCTGGCTTCAGAACCAGGGATCATCACTCAAGGAAACCTCACATTTCTGTGGTGTTGTACTTGAAAGAAAGGTGAATAGATGCGTTATTTTCTGATTAATTGATTTTCTGATTAATTTGCTTTAGCTGTTGTTTATTTGCAGGCTAGAGAGGAGATTTTGAGGTAGCTGTGGCTACTCCCCCTCTCCACTGGGGTGTGGGGTGCATCCCTTTATTGGGAACAAAGAAATGATTTGTGTGAATGCTGCATCCTTGTTTCATTCCAAGGTCtttccccaaattccagggGGAAATTCCACTCAAGAGCCCCTGGGATGTTTCTCACTGGGATCCTGCTGTGGATGGGGTGGTTTCCACTCCTTCTCCAGGAGATTTCCATGAGCTGAGGCTGTGCTTTGGGGTTTGCAGCTGCAATGTCTGCTGAGGTGCCAGGGGGCAGCTTGAAATAAGATTTGCAGTTAGGTTTTGGTAAGAAACTTTGGAAATAACGGTTCAGGGTTTATTCCTTTGGAATGAAGTCACTCTGCTTTTTCTGGGAACACAGGGAGTCACTCCTGGCATTGTTTGTGCCAGGTATGCTGCCTGACTGCTCGTTTTcctgatgaaaaaatgaaataaaatacctTAAATCGGGTTCTCGTCATGAAACTGAAATGAGTTTCATGGAGATCAGGCATTTCTGAGCTGGAACAGGAAAAATACCTTGCTGCAATTTTGTCTGAGCTTTTCAATTCACTTTTAATGAATTGAAATAATAGGTTTTGAATCCTATTGGTCAAATTAAACACAGAGTTAAtgaattaattcattaattaagcCCAATTCAAtttgttttaatgactgttttgAATCCTGTTTGTCAAATTAAACACGTTGATATTGGAGCAcaagattaattaattaattaattaagccCAGttcagttttttttaatgacagttTTGAATCCTGTTTGTCAAATTAAACACGTTGATATTGGAGcacagaattaattaattaattaattaattaagccAAATTCAATTCAGTTTTATTGATGGTTTTGGATCCTATTCATCAAATTAAACACGTTGATATTGGAGCACGGTAattagttaattaattaattaagccCACCTCCGCCccgccagggggcgctgtggGCGCGGCTTGCGCCGTGACGTCAGCTCACCGCCGTGGTGACGTCATCGCGCGGCGCCGCCGCCATGGAGCCGGCGGAGCGCGGGGCCGCGATGGCGCCGGGCTGTCCCGGGGGCCCGTGGGCCGTGGGCGAGGAGACGGCGATCCTGCACGGCGGCTTCCTGCTGGCCGCCCGCCTGCTGCAGCCGCGGCCGCTGCGGGAGCTCCGCAAGGCCGACTGGCCCCGCGCCGGGGTGCCCATCACGGACGCGCTGCGCGAGATCGGCGAGCGCTGCCCCTCGCCGCGGGGCCGCTGGAAGGAGGAGGCCGTGGCCATCGTGTGGGCCAAGATCCTGCTGCCCGCCCCTCCTGCCGCCGCTGCGGCGCTGGagtggggctggaaggaggacGGGTTCTTCTCGGTGGGCGCGATGATCCCCGATGTGAACCACACCGCGCTCTTCGAGCTGGTGAAGGCGCTGGGCGTGCCCCGGCTCTtcgtgcagctgctgctggcgctgccCCCCGGCGTGTGCcgggcacagctggagagctTGGTGCAGTACATCTCCAGCGACACATCCCCGTCCGACGTCAGCTTCTTCTTGGACGTGTGGTGGGAGGTGCTGaagcacagggagggacaggaggatGCCACGGTGTCGGCGTTCGGCGCTCTCATCCATCAGCACGGCGGGGAGCCCTCGCTGGAGGATGGGCTGCAGCCCCCGAAGAGGTTCAAGGGTGACCCTGCTGCCCCCGGGCTGCCGgcggtgctgctgcagggattgAAGCAGATCCGAGGCAGCATCGCCCAGCCCCGCCTGAGGTGCCACGCCCTGGCCAACCTGGCcgagctgctgtgcctgtcctCGGGGCTGGGGCCAGGGGACAGCCCCCTGCCCATCACAGAGCACCTGGCCAagctcagtgccatggtcaGCCTGTGGAGCAGTGACACTGACAGCCAGTACCACCCCTGTGGGCTGGGAGAGAaggtgagggaggcagagaggagcaTGAGCCTCCTGTGCCTGACCAGACCCTCTCGTGAGGAGCTCTTTGCTGGCTTGAACTTGCTCTGCAGCTTGTTGCAGGcctggggagaggagctgcaggacactCTGAGGACACCTGAGGAGCTGAGCTTCGAGAGCTACCGGCTGCTGGATGCTCTGACCAGCCTTGGGAAGAACCTGGATTTCCTCTCAGAGACCAGAGACCTGGGGGAGGGCGAGACACATCTGGTGTCAGAGCTGACACAGCTCACCAAGGACTTCCTCAGGGACACCAGTGCTGTCCTGGAGGATCTGGACACCAGCCTGGTGTCTTCAGTTGCCATGGCAATCATTGCACAGAGGCTGGACCGCCACGTGGACACCTGCTCTGTTTTCGCATCTGAAAAGACCTGGGCTTTCTCAAAGGCCTGGGTTGAGTGCCTGGTGGAAAACAAAGCTCTGTTCCAGACCCCTGAGCTGGTTTTGAAACTGCTGGAGACGCTGGTGAGCTTTGCCACATCCCACCATGACAAGGAGACCCAAGAGCTGCAGATGCAAGTGACCAAAGCCATCATGGAGTGTTACACTGAGCTCTCATTGAGTGACAAAAACAAAGTGATCTCAGGTGTCCTGGCGTCTTGGGGTGGCCCAGGTCTGTCCCAGAACGTGCAAGTTGTCAGGGAGGGTTTCCAGGAGGACCTGAATGTGACTTTGAACCAGATCACAGAGAGTGTGTCTGATGAAGGCCTGGCCAGGGCGGTGGCTTCTGTGGCCAGGCTGACACTCCTGTCCCCTGAGGCCACAGTGAAGCAGGTTTGTCACCTCGCTGTGGTCAACCTCGGAGCACACCAGTTCCTTGCCCAaatcctctgctccttcccagcactgagctTCCTGGAGAGCCACGAGGATGCAGGCAGGCCACACAGCCTGGTGCTGAGGTGTCTGCAGGAGGCAGTGTGGGGGAAGCTTTCCACAGCAAGGGAAGAGGAACAATTCCTTCAATTCCTGGCCTTTCTTATGCAGCCAGGCTCAGCCACCCCActggtgtcacctgcagaaGTGACCAAAGCCTTTGTCCTTCCCTGTTTGAAGTCAGGCTGTGCTCAGATTGAGCTGAGCCTGCAGATCCTCAGTAAGGTTTTGGGAATACCATCCTGCTCAGAAGAGCACTGGATCAAATCCTGCCACCCATTCCCGCTTCTCCTCAGCCTCTGCAAACTTCTGGATGGTTACACCAAGTACTGGCATCAGCCTAGGGAgcagctcttcccttccctggagaCCAAAGACCTGATTCTGAACAtcctctgccagctgtgtgAGCTGCTGGGACCAGAGACCGTCCCCTCCCCGGAGCTGTGGGTGCAGTCGCTGGCCTGGCTCCACAGGAAGGTGGCAGCCCTGGACTGGACCGTGGGGCTCCGTCTGAAGAACCTTTATGGGGACCACTTCAAGAACGAGGTCCCAGCAACACTGTTTGAGATCTGCAGGTTCCCTGAGGACGAGTGGACATCCCAGTCCTGGCCAGCCTATGGGCCGGGCAGCGGGCTGCTGGCGTGGATGGAGTGCTGCTGCGTGTCCCCAGCGCTCAGGGACACcatgctggcactgctctccgTCAACGTGGACAACCCTGAGGAGGTGAATCTCTTCAGCAAAGGCTTCCTGGTGGCCCTCATCCAGGTGCTGCCCTGGTGCAGCCACGGTGAGTGGAAGAGGCTGGTGCCCgtggtggagcagctgctgcagaggcaggtgCTGCACGTGCCCTACACGCTGGAGTACGTGCAGCACCTGCCCCTGCTCAACCTCCGCCCCTTCTCCTgccacctgcagctctctgtgctcctcctgaggggcttccagctcctctgcagctccagctgctccagctggctgCCCCCAGAGGCCTGGCTGCACCTGGTGCAGCTCTACTGCTCCAGCCTCACCGACCTGCTGGCCTCCCTGCAGGCCACGGCGCGAGCCGCGGCTCAGCCCTGCGCGCAGGAGGTGTCCTTCACCTGCATCCAGCTCTTCTGCCACCTGCTGCACGTGGCTGCcatgctgccagctgggggctgcGAGGAGCCCCTGCTGGTGGTGGCCCTGGAGGTGCTGTCACAGTATGAGGTGTCCAGCAAGGCTGACGTGTCGCCGTGTGCCGCGCTGCGCAGAGCCAACGAGGGGCACTTCCTGCAGTCCGTCACCGACAGCCTGGGGCACGAGGAGCTGCGCTGCACCCTCCTGCAGAAGCTCAGCAAGCTGGGAGCACGCTCAGAGCACTGATCTGGACCTTGTAAGATCTGTAATAAACCCTTATGTTTCGTTTTTTGAGTTtattccctccctgctgtgttCTCCCGCTAAGCACTGGAAGTAGGAGTATAAAGATGGGTAGGAGGAGCCACTTTGGTTTTCCATTGGAatggctggcagagctgttcctGAGCCAAGCTGCCAgttctgtggctgcagccttgcCTGCTGGCTCTCTGCATTTACACAGCAGCCTCCAGCATCGAGGAAATAGCTTCCCTCTGGCTGCTTTGCCACCAGCCCTCTCCTAGTCCCGGGAGAATTGCTGGTTTTGCCATGTGCTGCCTGAGGCTGGAAAGCAAGTTGGAGGCTGGGATCGAGTTGGGTGAGTTCAGGACAGGCAGGAACCTTTGGAAATCCATGTGTGCTGCTTCTGCCCGGAGGTGGGGGTGCAGCAGTAACCCCACATGTAACGCCCCCACCCAGCAATGAACAGCACGTGGAAGAGCCAGCCAGTGGTGTGACTCAGAGAGGAAATCTTTATTGGTCTCCTGATAGTAAATAGGGCAGTGTTAGTGCAAACTGAGGTGCCTCattggctggggttttttttggtccttACATAAGGCACGTTATTCGCAATGAAAACAGTGAGATACAACATCTGTAAGGAGTTGCAGGAGTTTGTAACATCAGCTGGTCTCGGTGGTTACTGTGACTGTGGAGTCTCTGCAACGACAACCACAGGTCGGAAGAggccctttttgtttttttacacTGTATCCAGAACAGCAGCTGTGGTTAGGATGAGATCCAACGCCCAAAAGATCCAGGTTTCGCAGAGCTTGGCTGCTGGTTTCAAACAGAATGAAAGGCACAGAGTGGTCACAGGTCTCTGGGCatgggggctgtgccagggctgtgccagtgcagttccctgcctggagcaggcacaggaggctgcaggaggaggtggctgtcctggctgcaggggatgAACTCAGCTGTGGTCTGATTGCACACATCCTGTggtgcagggcaggctggggagccTGTACCCATTTTACTGTGACTAAAAGTGGAAATGAGCTGGTCAAGGACCAGctcagcatcctgctctggggttGCCGATTCCTTCTGTGCAGCCCCACGTCTGTCCCTGGCAGCCTCatgggggtgggatggggctggagggatGGACTGTACAGGTGTTTCCAGGGGGTGGtggtgccagctgcagggcagggcctgCCAGGTGGTTTTAAATACCTGCTGAGGGGATGCAGGCCAGATAAAAGCAGCTGTGGTTAGGGGAGGGAAAATTGCACCCCTTGCCAAGGAAGGGCTCTGCATAGTGCTCTGTGTGGTGGTGGTGAGACAAGGACTTGGCaggctcctgtccccatcctgtctgAGACAGCAGAACCATTCCCCTGTCCTGGCATGAGCTTctgccctccagccctgctgggagcacaggagtCCCCCCAGGACTGTCAGAGGTTTGTAGAGAAAAGCACCCAAAAGCACCGTGTGGGGTTGAGTGGAGCttgagcccagcagcagcaggaggaggaggagatgaggTGCACGTGGAAGGTCAGAGGCCGAACAGGGCTGTAGTGTAGAGCTGAGGTCAGTAAAGGTCAggaagggctctgcagagctgtgctgcagctccaggcctggCTGGGGCCGCGGCAGGTCCGGCACAGGCTCCCCATGGCCGGGGCTGGGCCCGCTCCAGCATCTCCGCGCCGGTGTCCGGTGTCAGCGCCGGGGGGGGCTGGAACAAACCCCTCTCGTGTAACCCTCGGGCCGCAGAGCCGCCTCCCAGCGGGAATGTCGCGCTTCCAGGCCGGCTCCCCCCTCGGCAGGAGGACGCGAGGAGAGCCCTCCAAGCCCCGGCTGTGCTGCGGACGGGAGGCGCTTCCAGCGGAGCCGCCGCTCCCCGAGGGAAGGGCCGGGGGCTGCCCCGTGCCAGCCCCTGCCGTTATCAGCTCCGTTATCTGCTCCGGTGGGCGGGAGAGCCGCTGTAGAGCCGGGCGGCCTTGCGGCAGATGAGCATGAACCAGTAGAGCTGGGGGGCGATGAGGGAGGCGTTGGCGATGTTGCAGTGCAGGGGGATGCGGAACGGCACCAGGTACACCGGGATCCCCACCTGGCGGCCGTAGGCCGCGTACatgaaggggaagaggaggatgcGGCACACGAAGAAGGTCACCAGGACGAGGATCCCGTTCACCTTGTGCAGGAGCGTGTCCTGCATTTtgagctggggaggaaggaggtgaATGTGGGGTGAGCAGCATCACAAAGCTCCGGGGCACTGGCGGTGCTGGGAGCATCCAGGAGGGCTGGAGGAAGGGGagtgggaagggatggaggagggcagagggcaggggtGGGAATTAATGTGGTGCAGGAGAGGGCAGCACCAGCCCAAGGGCATGCTGGGCATGCTGGTGACTGGGAGAGAGGGATGGGACGCTGGGAggaaggcagcactgcaggggagatctgtgccacagctgtggggctgctcctctctgagacacccccagctcagccagtGCCTGAAGAGGGCCTGATGGACCCTGGGCCAGGGAAAGGGGATGAACTGCTGGGGGCTTCCCGGCCCTGAGCCCCATCCCTCCTGACCTACCTGCATGAGGATTTTGCCCAGTGAAACAAAAggtgtgctcagctctgctgtgaagaTGCAGCCCACGAAGAAGtcccccagctctcccctgAAGTGCTGTAAAGAAAGCCAGCACTGAGCATGGGGCCCTGCAGAGAGGTGTCCAGGAGCCAACACCCAGCATGTCCAGAGGGTTCTGgactcctgcagcagcccttaCCTGGGTGATGGGGGTGAGCACGATGAGGATGAAGAGGTGGTGGGTCACCATCAGCCTCTCCTGCAGGAGGAAGCTCCACACGCTGGCCAGCGAGTgcttcttctccaggatcccCTTCTCCTGGCTCTTGTGCCAGTGGCAGAGGTACATGACATAGATGTCATAGGTCATGTAGGGAACCAGGACCCAGACATACTCCACAGCCAGCCAGtgcctggggaggagcagcacacacagagacatcacaacagctcccagcaccttgCTCTGGGAGATAGAAGAGTCTTTAGGACTGAAATGGCAGCATTCTCAATGGATTTTGAAGCTGAAAGGGGGTGAGTTTTAACTCTGTTTGGCTCAGCAAGTACAGGCTGAGCCAGAGAAAAGGTGCCT of Molothrus aeneus isolate 106 chromosome 20, BPBGC_Maene_1.0, whole genome shotgun sequence contains these proteins:
- the GEMIN4 gene encoding gem-associated protein 4 isoform X2, with translation MEPAERGAAMAPGCPGGPWAVGEETAILHGGFLLAARLLQPRPLRELRKADWPRAGVPITDALREIGERCPSPRGRWKEEAVAIVWAKILLPAPPAAAAALEWGWKEDGFFSVGAMIPDVNHTALFELVKALGVPRLFVQLLLALPPGVCRAQLESLVQYISSDTSPSDVSFFLDVWWEVLKHREGQEDATVSAFGALIHQHGGEPSLEDGLQPPKRFKGDPAAPGLPAVLLQGLKQIRGSIAQPRLRCHALANLAELLCLSSGLGPGDSPLPITEHLAKLSAMVSLWSSDTDSQYHPCGLGEKVREAERSMSLLCLTRPSREELFAGLNLLCSLLQAWGEELQDTLRTPEELSFESYRLLDALTSLGKNLDFLSETRDLGEGETHLVSELTQLTKDFLRDTSAVLEDLDTSLVSSVAMAIIAQRLDRHVDTCSVFASEKTWAFSKAWVECLVENKALFQTPELVLKLLETLVSFATSHHDKETQELQMQVTKAIMECYTELSLSDKNKVISGVLASWGGPGLSQNVQVVREGFQEDLNVTLNQITESVSDEGLARAVASVARLTLLSPEATVKQVCHLAVVNLGAHQFLAQILCSFPALSFLESHEDAGRPHSLVLRCLQEAVWGKLSTAREEEQFLQFLAFLMQPGSATPLVSPAEVTKAFVLPCLKSGCAQIELSLQILSKVLGIPSCSEEHWIKSCHPFPLLLSLCKLLDGYTKYWHQPREQLFPSLETKDLILNILCQLCELLGPETVPSPELWVQSLAWLHRKVAALDWTVGLRLKNLYGDHFKNEVPATLFEICRFPEDEWTSQSWPAYGPGSGLLAWMECCCVSPALRDTMLALLSVNVDNPEEVNLFSKGFLVALIQVLPWCSHALCAPPEGLPAPLQLQLLQLAAPRGLAAPGAALLLQPHRPAGLPAGHGASRGSALRAGGVLHLHPALLPPAARGCHAASWGLRGAPAGGGPGGAVTV
- the GEMIN4 gene encoding gem-associated protein 4 isoform X1, which translates into the protein MEPAERGAAMAPGCPGGPWAVGEETAILHGGFLLAARLLQPRPLRELRKADWPRAGVPITDALREIGERCPSPRGRWKEEAVAIVWAKILLPAPPAAAAALEWGWKEDGFFSVGAMIPDVNHTALFELVKALGVPRLFVQLLLALPPGVCRAQLESLVQYISSDTSPSDVSFFLDVWWEVLKHREGQEDATVSAFGALIHQHGGEPSLEDGLQPPKRFKGDPAAPGLPAVLLQGLKQIRGSIAQPRLRCHALANLAELLCLSSGLGPGDSPLPITEHLAKLSAMVSLWSSDTDSQYHPCGLGEKVREAERSMSLLCLTRPSREELFAGLNLLCSLLQAWGEELQDTLRTPEELSFESYRLLDALTSLGKNLDFLSETRDLGEGETHLVSELTQLTKDFLRDTSAVLEDLDTSLVSSVAMAIIAQRLDRHVDTCSVFASEKTWAFSKAWVECLVENKALFQTPELVLKLLETLVSFATSHHDKETQELQMQVTKAIMECYTELSLSDKNKVISGVLASWGGPGLSQNVQVVREGFQEDLNVTLNQITESVSDEGLARAVASVARLTLLSPEATVKQVCHLAVVNLGAHQFLAQILCSFPALSFLESHEDAGRPHSLVLRCLQEAVWGKLSTAREEEQFLQFLAFLMQPGSATPLVSPAEVTKAFVLPCLKSGCAQIELSLQILSKVLGIPSCSEEHWIKSCHPFPLLLSLCKLLDGYTKYWHQPREQLFPSLETKDLILNILCQLCELLGPETVPSPELWVQSLAWLHRKVAALDWTVGLRLKNLYGDHFKNEVPATLFEICRFPEDEWTSQSWPAYGPGSGLLAWMECCCVSPALRDTMLALLSVNVDNPEEVNLFSKGFLVALIQVLPWCSHGEWKRLVPVVEQLLQRQVLHVPYTLEYVQHLPLLNLRPFSCHLQLSVLLLRGFQLLCSSSCSSWLPPEAWLHLVQLYCSSLTDLLASLQATARAAAQPCAQEVSFTCIQLFCHLLHVAAMLPAGGCEEPLLVVALEVLSQYEVSSKADVSPCAALRRANEGHFLQSVTDSLGHEELRCTLLQKLSKLGARSEH
- the TLCD3A gene encoding TLC domain-containing protein 3A encodes the protein MWRTLALASAFFPGLFILCIRLLRWASPGLSLKDRILLSGRLVSTVQATMATVSGITVMLSCKNVVHDRHWLAVEYVWVLVPYMTYDIYVMYLCHWHKSQEKGILEKKHSLASVWSFLLQERLMVTHHLFILIVLTPITQHFRGELGDFFVGCIFTAELSTPFVSLGKILMQLKMQDTLLHKVNGILVLVTFFVCRILLFPFMYAAYGRQVGIPVYLVPFRIPLHCNIANASLIAPQLYWFMLICRKAARLYSGSPAHRSR